A single region of the Nitrospira sp. genome encodes:
- the ccsB gene encoding c-type cytochrome biogenesis protein CcsB, whose amino-acid sequence MMRSLFLFDMTFWLYLAALGLYVAYLFAKRPAMQMVPAGHPVEDLEERDGAWATQLGQVATLVTVFGWVLNTLALTTRAFERMEHSGTFAPWSNQFEAMAYVSWAIILGYVLLEFRYRIKAVGAFVVGIGFIAMGAASLLPYRYQTAEPLVPALNSYWIYIHVSVTLTSYAAFAMAGGLGLMYLFKERAVNRGSQSRFYAAFPDLETIDELGYKAIMLGFPLLAFGIILGAMWANYAWGGYWSWDPKETWSLIVWLIYGAYIHARMTRGWEGHKAAIYAIFGFLMVIFCFWGVNFLLSGLHAYA is encoded by the coding sequence ATGATGCGATCACTGTTCCTCTTCGATATGACGTTCTGGCTGTATTTAGCCGCGTTAGGGCTGTATGTGGCCTATCTGTTCGCGAAACGTCCTGCCATGCAGATGGTTCCGGCCGGGCATCCGGTGGAGGACCTCGAAGAACGTGATGGTGCATGGGCCACACAATTGGGGCAGGTGGCGACGCTCGTCACCGTGTTCGGGTGGGTGCTGAACACGTTGGCCCTCACGACGCGGGCATTTGAGCGAATGGAGCATTCAGGCACCTTTGCGCCCTGGTCCAACCAGTTTGAGGCCATGGCCTATGTGTCCTGGGCTATCATCCTGGGTTACGTGCTTCTCGAATTCCGTTACAGGATCAAGGCCGTCGGAGCCTTTGTGGTGGGCATCGGGTTTATCGCCATGGGCGCCGCATCGCTCTTGCCCTATCGATACCAGACGGCAGAGCCGCTCGTTCCGGCCCTGAACAGCTACTGGATTTATATCCATGTTTCAGTCACGTTGACCAGTTACGCGGCGTTTGCCATGGCCGGTGGATTGGGCCTGATGTATCTCTTCAAAGAACGGGCGGTCAATCGTGGCAGTCAGTCGCGGTTTTATGCCGCCTTTCCCGATCTCGAGACCATTGATGAGCTGGGCTATAAGGCGATCATGCTGGGGTTTCCGCTGCTGGCCTTCGGAATCATCCTCGGCGCCATGTGGGCAAACTATGCCTGGGGCGGGTACTGGAGCTGGGATCCCAAGGAGACTTGGTCGTTGATCGTATGGCTGATCTATGGCGCCTATATTCATGCGCGTATGACCCGAGGGTGGGAGGGGCATAAAGCGGCGATCTACGCGATCTTTGGTTTTCTCATGGTCATTTTCTGTTTCTGGGGTGTGAATTTTCTCCTCTCCGGTCTGCATGCTTACGCCTAA
- a CDS encoding TlpA family protein disulfide reductase produces MFLVVWLQSSKYEPLVVGKEAPDFQLPDLNEKPLRLSDYRGKVVFLNFWATWCKPCREEMPSMEVLYKNFEKDGLVILAVSIDRVTTKKEIPPFVKGMNLTFPVLVDSWGQTDKRYKLMGVPETYIIDQQGVLREKVIGPRDWTRLDNLKVLTQLLKPAEKAAHATPAQALPTS; encoded by the coding sequence ATGTTTCTCGTGGTCTGGCTACAGAGTTCCAAGTACGAACCACTGGTGGTGGGAAAAGAGGCGCCGGATTTCCAATTGCCCGACCTGAATGAGAAGCCACTGCGGTTATCTGACTATCGCGGCAAAGTGGTTTTCTTGAATTTCTGGGCAACCTGGTGCAAACCGTGCCGTGAAGAAATGCCCTCAATGGAAGTGTTGTACAAGAACTTCGAGAAGGACGGCCTGGTAATCCTGGCGGTCAGTATTGACCGGGTAACAACGAAGAAAGAAATCCCCCCGTTCGTGAAGGGGATGAACCTCACGTTTCCCGTACTGGTTGATTCTTGGGGCCAGACCGACAAGCGCTACAAGTTGATGGGAGTCCCCGAAACCTACATCATTGATCAGCAGGGTGTCCTGCGTGAAAAAGTGATCGGGCCTCGGGATTGGACACGATTGGATAATCTCAAGGTGTTGACCCAATTGCTCAAGCCTGCGGAGAAGGCCGCCCATGCGACTCCTGCTCAGGCGCTGCCAACGTCGTAA
- a CDS encoding TlpA family protein disulfide reductase: protein MVGAVMMLCGGLSADARGALASSPAVPMPVVERIPQVDEEAPNFLLRDSEGFNVTLDQFRGKVVLLNFWATWCGPCKIEMPAMERLYRSFSRKDFEILAVSTDAQGAAVTRPFQREVGFTFPVLHDADFRIGLQYGARQLPMTFLIDRKGIIRNRIPGARDWSAPAGKRLVESLLQGS, encoded by the coding sequence GTGGTCGGCGCCGTCATGATGCTCTGTGGAGGATTATCTGCAGACGCCCGCGGGGCATTGGCTTCCTCGCCGGCCGTGCCGATGCCGGTCGTCGAGCGTATTCCTCAGGTCGATGAAGAGGCGCCGAATTTCCTGTTGAGGGACTCCGAGGGGTTCAACGTCACACTCGATCAGTTCCGAGGAAAAGTCGTGCTCTTAAATTTCTGGGCGACCTGGTGCGGGCCCTGCAAAATCGAGATGCCGGCGATGGAGCGTCTGTATCGAAGCTTCAGCCGCAAGGATTTTGAGATTCTCGCGGTCTCGACCGACGCCCAGGGTGCCGCCGTGACCCGTCCCTTTCAGCGCGAAGTGGGTTTTACCTTCCCGGTGCTCCACGACGCCGATTTTCGCATCGGGCTTCAGTATGGCGCACGCCAGCTCCCGATGACCTTTCTGATCGATCGCAAGGGTATTATTCGAAACCGGATTCCAGGGGCCAGAGACTGGAGCGCTCCTGCCGGGAAGCGTCTGGTTGAATCGCTGTTGCAGGGGTCCTAA
- a CDS encoding sulfite exporter TauE/SafE family protein, with protein MTDSVQSISFVAAFSAGLLSFVSPCVLPLVPSYISYITGLSIEQLTDVSERNRFRKAIILNSLLFIAGFSTVFVAFGASASLLGQALITYQEHLRRFGGIVVIIFGLYLLGILNLNFLKMEHRYQFRNRPAGFLGSFLIGIAFAAGWTPCVGPVLGTILLYASTTESMLSGVVLLTFYSLGLALPLFLTALGVDRFLSYFKEVRAYLWGVSTVSGVLLIVVGVMIYANSLTMITSFLERYGIGWYLGQ; from the coding sequence ATGACCGACTCGGTGCAGTCGATTTCATTCGTAGCCGCCTTTTCCGCCGGGCTGCTGTCGTTCGTGTCGCCCTGCGTGCTGCCGCTCGTCCCGTCCTACATTTCCTACATTACCGGACTCTCGATCGAACAGCTCACGGACGTTTCCGAGCGGAATCGCTTCCGGAAAGCGATCATTCTGAATTCCCTGCTGTTCATCGCGGGGTTTTCGACGGTATTTGTCGCGTTCGGGGCATCGGCCAGCCTCTTGGGCCAGGCGTTGATTACCTACCAGGAGCATCTGCGCCGGTTCGGTGGTATCGTTGTGATTATCTTCGGCCTCTACCTCCTCGGCATCTTGAATTTGAACTTCCTCAAGATGGAGCACCGGTACCAGTTCCGGAACCGCCCGGCCGGGTTTCTGGGTTCGTTCCTGATCGGCATCGCGTTTGCGGCAGGCTGGACTCCCTGCGTGGGACCTGTCCTGGGGACGATCCTGCTTTATGCCAGTACGACTGAATCGATGCTCAGTGGTGTGGTCTTGCTGACGTTTTACTCGCTGGGGTTAGCGCTACCGCTGTTTCTCACCGCGCTCGGCGTCGATCGATTTCTCAGTTACTTCAAAGAAGTGCGCGCCTATCTTTGGGGTGTGTCGACGGTGAGCGGCGTACTGCTCATCGTGGTGGGTGTGATGATCTATGCCAATTCGCTGACCATGATCACGAGCTTTCTCGAACGCTATGGGATTGGCTGGTACCTCGGTCAGTAA
- a CDS encoding geranylgeranyl reductase family protein, with product MADRQLATTYDVIIVGMGPAGAVAAAALCRGGLTVLGFDKDAHPRYKVCGGGLSARIDRLLEPGFKSVVEQTVNGVQFVYRGQDPLLIESSQPIAYMVMRDRFDHYLVQQAIQAGAELRTGEGVVEITQDSDGVDVVTQEGRYRAQMVIGADGANSLVARQLFPNRSLYRAPALESEVRLGNSRHYPSASTILVDVGAARQGYGWIFPKENGLSVGVGEFRRKSSGLRTTFDRFVSEAQGLSGRTVPRPIGHPIPAYSDSEGGQREGIGSPFIRGRAALVGDAGHLVDPLFGEGIYYAVRSGQLVARAILGNRHDHRRSLADYVAALERDILPDFRITARIARVIYAFPRLGFKLLRRYQDVVQSYFEVLQGRTTAAQFLPDAKKRLKASVNDLLLEALHLR from the coding sequence ATGGCTGATAGGCAATTGGCCACAACCTACGATGTGATTATTGTCGGAATGGGGCCGGCGGGAGCGGTTGCTGCTGCGGCTCTCTGTCGTGGGGGCTTGACCGTACTCGGTTTCGATAAGGACGCCCATCCCCGTTACAAGGTGTGCGGGGGAGGGCTCTCGGCGCGTATCGACCGGCTCCTGGAACCCGGCTTCAAATCGGTTGTCGAACAGACGGTCAATGGGGTTCAGTTTGTCTATCGCGGGCAGGATCCGCTCCTCATTGAATCCTCTCAGCCGATCGCCTACATGGTCATGCGAGATCGTTTCGATCACTACCTCGTGCAACAAGCGATTCAGGCCGGAGCCGAACTCCGGACCGGTGAGGGGGTGGTCGAGATCACTCAGGATTCCGATGGAGTGGACGTGGTGACGCAGGAGGGACGTTATCGCGCACAGATGGTGATCGGTGCGGATGGCGCCAATAGTCTGGTTGCACGGCAGCTGTTTCCCAACCGTTCCCTGTATCGGGCGCCGGCGCTTGAAAGTGAGGTGCGGCTCGGGAATAGCCGTCACTATCCGAGCGCCTCCACGATCCTTGTCGATGTGGGGGCCGCCCGTCAGGGGTATGGATGGATTTTTCCCAAGGAGAATGGCCTGTCTGTGGGGGTAGGGGAGTTTCGTCGCAAATCGAGCGGTTTGCGTACGACTTTCGATCGGTTTGTCAGCGAAGCGCAGGGGTTGTCCGGCCGGACGGTGCCGCGGCCGATCGGGCATCCAATCCCTGCCTATTCAGATTCTGAAGGCGGGCAGCGTGAGGGCATTGGCTCCCCGTTCATCAGGGGACGAGCGGCATTGGTGGGCGACGCGGGGCACTTGGTCGACCCGCTGTTCGGGGAAGGAATTTATTATGCAGTTCGTTCCGGACAGCTCGTTGCCAGGGCGATACTGGGGAATCGTCATGATCATCGCAGATCGTTAGCCGACTATGTGGCCGCACTCGAGCGGGATATCTTGCCGGATTTCAGAATCACCGCGAGAATTGCCCGGGTCATCTATGCCTTCCCCCGCCTCGGCTTCAAGCTTCTCCGTCGCTACCAGGATGTGGTGCAGTCCTATTTTGAAGTTCTGCAGGGACGTACCACGGCCGCACAATTCTTGCCAGACGCGAAGAAACGCCTCAAGGCGTCGGTCAACGACTTGCTGCTCGAAGCATTACATTTACGATAG
- the bamD gene encoding outer membrane protein assembly factor BamD, with protein MHRHSRGLSVALTIVVGILWFAAGCSSKPKATADAKPVSGTDEQIFLGDTIEKNYDPNVIMKRGEAFFDKEEFAEAIVEYQHFLELHRAHQLAVYAQLRLAESHLRMAKSIDRDPEPIQKAIAAFEKLRKDFPGSKYEAQALQRIADCHDWLAQTHLFVGQFYYRRASYLAAAHRFDQIMKDYPDKKVAPEALYYLALTYQELGADDWAMEKLQLLAEKYPNSENTGDGRRLLAKLEKKSSAPAPTVAAKSDAPASQTQSSTTLLAASVPSSNFTPSASPSIPNLKNSPALSLGQPFVSCRLGAWC; from the coding sequence ATGCACAGGCATTCAAGGGGGCTGTCTGTCGCTCTCACTATCGTGGTGGGCATATTATGGTTTGCAGCCGGATGCTCCAGCAAACCGAAGGCGACCGCCGACGCCAAACCCGTAAGCGGCACGGATGAGCAGATCTTCCTCGGCGACACGATCGAGAAGAACTACGATCCCAACGTGATCATGAAGCGCGGTGAGGCCTTCTTCGACAAGGAGGAGTTTGCCGAGGCGATCGTCGAATACCAGCATTTCCTGGAATTGCATCGGGCCCATCAACTGGCCGTCTATGCCCAGCTCCGTTTAGCGGAAAGCCATCTCCGGATGGCCAAGTCGATCGACCGGGACCCGGAACCGATCCAGAAGGCCATCGCCGCGTTTGAAAAACTGCGGAAGGATTTCCCGGGCAGCAAGTACGAAGCGCAGGCGCTCCAGCGTATTGCCGATTGCCACGATTGGCTCGCTCAGACACACCTGTTCGTCGGTCAGTTTTACTATCGTCGTGCCTCCTATCTGGCAGCCGCGCATCGATTCGATCAGATTATGAAAGACTATCCGGATAAGAAGGTGGCGCCGGAGGCCTTGTACTATCTGGCCCTCACCTATCAGGAGCTCGGAGCGGATGATTGGGCCATGGAAAAGCTTCAACTTCTAGCCGAGAAGTATCCGAACAGCGAGAACACCGGTGATGGCCGCCGATTGCTGGCGAAGCTGGAGAAAAAATCGTCGGCACCTGCGCCGACCGTCGCGGCCAAATCCGACGCACCGGCTTCGCAGACTCAATCTTCGACAACGCTGCTTGCGGCCTCGGTGCCATCGTCGAACTTCACGCCTTCTGCTTCACCAAGCATCCCCAACCTCAAGAATTCGCCGGCGCTCTCCCTTGGACAGCCGTTCGTTTCCTGCCGGCTCGGCGCCTGGTGCTGA
- a CDS encoding ketoacyl-ACP synthase III has product MKRSRIVGTGSYVPSRVVDNQEVAAPLGLAPDQIVALTGIRTRHWVEQGQASSDLAVVAGQRACEAAGMTPQSVGAILVSTTSPDSAFPSTACHVQRALGANPIMAFDLSASCSGFLYGLSMADVMIRSGQIRSCLVIAAEVKSRCLDTRDRETAMLFGDGAGAVLVVQEDSSQPDAPGILGVRLHADGSGHGLITIPAGGSRKPIGVDTVRASEHMLRMQGRAVFRSAVRRLEQAMIDVLKEFGLAAGDMTRVIAHQANARILEQLRRRLGLSQEAVYSVIEQYGNTSSASLPIALDQAVRTQRLAAGDLVLLGAFGGGLTWATGVVRW; this is encoded by the coding sequence GTGAAGCGCAGTCGCATTGTCGGAACCGGTTCGTATGTGCCCTCCCGGGTTGTAGACAACCAGGAGGTAGCGGCTCCGCTCGGCTTGGCCCCGGACCAGATTGTCGCCTTGACCGGGATTCGGACCAGGCATTGGGTAGAGCAGGGCCAGGCGTCTTCGGACTTGGCGGTGGTCGCCGGGCAGCGAGCCTGCGAGGCGGCGGGGATGACTCCACAGTCTGTCGGTGCGATCCTTGTTTCAACGACCTCTCCTGACAGCGCCTTTCCCTCGACGGCCTGCCATGTCCAACGTGCGCTGGGCGCGAATCCGATCATGGCGTTCGACCTGTCGGCGTCCTGCTCAGGGTTTCTCTATGGATTATCGATGGCGGACGTCATGATTCGGAGCGGGCAGATTCGCTCGTGCCTGGTCATTGCCGCCGAGGTGAAATCACGGTGTCTCGATACGAGGGACAGAGAAACGGCTATGCTGTTCGGCGATGGCGCCGGTGCGGTGCTGGTTGTGCAGGAGGATTCATCCCAACCGGACGCTCCGGGCATTCTTGGTGTACGCCTTCATGCCGACGGGTCGGGCCACGGCCTGATTACCATTCCCGCCGGAGGATCGCGGAAGCCCATTGGGGTGGACACCGTCCGTGCGAGCGAGCACATGCTGCGCATGCAAGGCCGCGCGGTGTTTCGATCGGCGGTACGTCGCCTGGAGCAGGCAATGATCGATGTTTTAAAAGAGTTCGGCCTTGCGGCTGGCGATATGACAAGGGTCATTGCCCATCAGGCCAATGCGCGGATTCTAGAGCAGCTACGTCGTCGTCTCGGCCTCTCGCAGGAGGCGGTCTACTCGGTGATTGAACAATATGGGAATACATCGTCGGCCTCTCTGCCGATCGCGCTGGATCAGGCAGTCCGGACACAGCGGCTTGCGGCAGGGGATCTGGTGTTGTTGGGCGCATTCGGCGGGGGCTTGACCTGGGCGACAGGCGTGGTGCGCTGGTAA
- a CDS encoding DUF47 domain-containing protein has protein sequence MFGLIPREEAFFDLFKNAAHNMIEGSRLLKDMTEDFRNPVEKAKRIKDVEHVGDGITHEIARKLNQTFITPIDREDIHDLASALDDILDVVEAIADRFVLYKVAAPTEAAIRLANVLYQAAVEVGATVDLLGKSHQAVTECSVRVNSLENEADRISRDAISSLFEKETDPIAVIKWKEIYENFEAGTDRCEDVANILERIALKHT, from the coding sequence ATGTTCGGTCTCATTCCTCGGGAAGAAGCGTTTTTCGATTTGTTCAAGAATGCGGCGCACAACATGATCGAGGGGAGCCGTCTTCTGAAAGACATGACGGAGGATTTCCGGAATCCTGTCGAAAAGGCCAAACGCATCAAGGACGTTGAGCATGTCGGAGACGGTATTACTCATGAGATTGCCAGGAAGTTGAACCAGACATTCATCACGCCCATCGACCGGGAGGATATTCATGACCTCGCAAGCGCGTTGGACGATATTCTGGACGTCGTCGAGGCCATCGCCGACCGGTTTGTTCTTTACAAGGTAGCGGCTCCTACGGAGGCGGCCATCCGCTTGGCGAATGTGTTGTATCAGGCGGCGGTGGAAGTCGGGGCGACGGTCGACTTGCTGGGCAAGTCCCACCAGGCAGTCACGGAGTGCAGCGTACGGGTCAACAGCCTGGAGAACGAAGCCGACCGCATCTCTCGCGATGCCATTTCCTCGCTGTTCGAGAAGGAAACGGACCCGATCGCCGTGATCAAGTGGAAAGAGATCTACGAAAATTTCGAAGCAGGGACGGATCGGTGCGAAGATGTCGCCAACATCCTCGAGCGCATCGCCCTCAAGCATACGTGA
- a CDS encoding inorganic phosphate transporter: MAELSGLLLVVVILALLFDFSNGWHDSANAIATVVSTRVVSPSTAVLVAGVLNVAGAFMSTAVAKMVGTGIVDPQSVTQAVVASALAGAIVWNFLTLLLGLPTSSSHALIGGLVGAALTHGGTAAVKFSGLRSVLEAMVLSPFFGFAIGLVLMVILSWVFFRVPRALALRLFSRMQLVSASFMAFSHGANDAQKAMGIITLALVSAGVLPTAEVPTWVIGSCALAMGLGTAVGGWRIVRTLGMRIVKLEPVHGFAAETGAAIVLLATAHIGLPVSTTHTITSTVMGVGAVKRLSAVRWGVTRRILSAWLFTLPGAALLSTICYLFLSKLQ, encoded by the coding sequence ATGGCTGAACTGAGCGGGTTGTTGTTGGTCGTCGTGATTCTGGCATTGCTCTTTGATTTTTCCAACGGCTGGCACGACAGCGCCAATGCTATTGCGACCGTGGTATCGACGCGCGTGGTGAGTCCGTCCACGGCGGTGCTGGTGGCGGGGGTGCTCAATGTGGCCGGAGCGTTCATGTCGACCGCCGTCGCCAAGATGGTCGGAACCGGGATCGTCGATCCGCAGTCGGTGACGCAGGCGGTGGTGGCCTCGGCCTTGGCCGGGGCGATTGTGTGGAATTTTCTGACCCTGTTACTGGGGCTTCCGACCAGCTCCTCTCATGCACTGATCGGGGGGCTGGTCGGTGCCGCGCTGACCCACGGAGGCACGGCGGCCGTCAAGTTCTCAGGCCTGCGCTCGGTGCTGGAGGCGATGGTCTTGTCGCCGTTTTTCGGGTTTGCCATCGGGCTGGTGCTGATGGTGATCCTGAGTTGGGTGTTCTTCCGGGTGCCGCGCGCCTTGGCCTTGCGGTTGTTCTCACGTATGCAGCTGGTCTCCGCCAGTTTCATGGCATTCAGCCACGGGGCGAACGATGCGCAGAAAGCCATGGGCATCATCACGCTGGCGTTGGTGTCCGCCGGAGTGCTTCCGACTGCGGAGGTGCCCACCTGGGTGATCGGCTCTTGTGCCCTGGCGATGGGGCTCGGCACGGCGGTCGGCGGGTGGCGGATCGTCCGTACCCTCGGCATGCGAATCGTGAAATTAGAACCGGTCCATGGCTTCGCGGCTGAAACCGGAGCCGCCATTGTGCTGCTGGCGACCGCTCATATAGGCCTCCCGGTCAGCACGACCCATACCATCACCTCCACCGTCATGGGTGTCGGGGCGGTCAAGCGGCTCTCGGCGGTACGTTGGGGCGTGACCAGACGAATCCTGTCGGCGTGGCTCTTCACCTTGCCGGGGGCTGCGCTACTGTCGACTATCTGCTACCTGTTTCTGTCGAAACTGCAGTAG
- a CDS encoding HAMP domain-containing protein, with the protein MNLGIRWKVALGTLAAVFVGLAVAGWLVIRSVEQTELSRMAETLETSSGLAAMTLRPLFDQSGSTIPGSLLHATVRDLSQQAHLRITVIRQDGTVVADSAVPTEGLTHVENHLSRPEVAQALRSGRGMDIRASQTTGERTYYVARLLSASTPAQPGIPVIRLGLPLTSIDERVRHIQQDLATAFGAAFLLAMTLSLWVSRNLTKPLSEMAAAARQLAGGTPGVRLVVSSTDEVGLLAQTLNQMTDQLETKIKEVSDDRAQLLAMLIAMVEGVMVLDYRGTVVQVNPALERMFSLELTESRGRHYAELIRHEGLTALVSSVLQTRSGQGGEITLSPSGRCLRVEASIAGGSREQEACAVFVFHDITELRRLEKIRKDFVANVSHELRTPLTSIKGYVEALLDGGKDEPATATAFLEIIMRQSNRLNLILDDLLQLSQIESGQVLFRREPVDLRALLERTVAVIKPLADKKHHTIELSLPDEYWVVEGDEERLVQVFINLLENAVKYTPDQGRISMAIRNATHMRAASPRPMIEIVVADSGIGIPEADRPRVFERFYRVDKARSRELGGTGLGLAIVKHIVEAHSGQVWVEGNTPRGSRFVVHLPVAQDSSTAVSTETGSR; encoded by the coding sequence ATGAACCTCGGCATCCGGTGGAAAGTCGCCCTGGGCACCCTCGCCGCCGTCTTCGTCGGCTTGGCGGTCGCGGGGTGGCTGGTCATCCGCTCGGTGGAACAAACCGAACTCAGCCGCATGGCGGAGACACTGGAGACCAGCAGCGGCTTGGCTGCCATGACCCTCCGGCCGTTGTTCGATCAGTCCGGATCGACCATACCAGGCTCCCTGCTCCACGCCACCGTTCGTGACCTGAGCCAGCAGGCTCACCTCCGCATCACCGTGATCCGACAGGACGGCACCGTCGTCGCCGACAGCGCCGTGCCGACTGAAGGGCTGACTCACGTCGAAAACCATCTCTCGCGGCCGGAAGTCGCGCAGGCCCTAAGATCGGGACGCGGGATGGATATCCGGGCCAGCCAGACCACCGGAGAACGCACGTATTATGTCGCCCGCCTGCTGTCGGCCTCGACGCCGGCGCAGCCCGGCATTCCCGTCATCAGACTCGGGCTTCCGCTGACCTCGATCGATGAGCGCGTGCGGCACATTCAGCAGGACTTAGCGACGGCGTTCGGCGCGGCCTTCCTGCTGGCCATGACCTTGAGCCTCTGGGTGTCGCGCAATCTCACAAAACCGCTCTCAGAGATGGCCGCCGCCGCCCGCCAACTTGCCGGCGGGACGCCCGGTGTCCGACTGGTGGTCTCCTCGACGGACGAAGTCGGCCTGCTCGCGCAGACCCTCAACCAGATGACCGACCAGCTGGAAACCAAAATCAAAGAGGTTTCGGACGACCGCGCGCAACTGTTGGCCATGCTGATCGCCATGGTCGAGGGCGTCATGGTGCTGGATTATCGCGGCACCGTCGTCCAGGTGAATCCGGCGCTGGAACGGATGTTCTCTCTGGAACTGACGGAATCGCGGGGCCGACACTATGCCGAACTCATCCGGCACGAAGGGCTGACCGCCCTGGTCTCCTCCGTGCTGCAGACCCGATCCGGGCAAGGCGGCGAAATTACCCTCTCGCCCAGCGGGCGATGTCTGCGGGTCGAAGCCTCGATCGCCGGAGGCAGCCGCGAGCAGGAAGCCTGCGCCGTGTTCGTCTTCCACGACATCACGGAACTGCGCCGGCTCGAAAAAATCCGGAAAGATTTCGTCGCCAACGTGTCGCACGAACTGCGCACACCGCTGACCTCCATCAAGGGCTATGTCGAGGCGCTGCTGGATGGAGGCAAAGACGAGCCGGCGACGGCAACGGCCTTCCTGGAAATCATCATGCGCCAGAGCAACCGGCTGAATCTGATTCTGGATGACCTGCTGCAGTTGTCGCAAATCGAGTCCGGACAGGTGCTGTTCCGCCGTGAGCCGGTCGATTTGCGCGCGTTACTGGAACGCACCGTGGCAGTGATCAAACCCCTGGCGGACAAGAAACATCACACGATCGAGTTGTCGCTCCCGGACGAATATTGGGTGGTCGAGGGTGACGAGGAACGGCTGGTACAGGTCTTCATCAACCTGCTCGAAAACGCGGTGAAATACACCCCGGATCAGGGACGGATCTCCATGGCCATCCGCAACGCCACACACATGCGGGCAGCTTCACCCCGCCCGATGATCGAGATCGTCGTGGCCGACTCAGGAATCGGCATCCCTGAAGCAGACCGGCCGCGTGTCTTCGAGCGATTCTACCGGGTCGATAAAGCCCGCTCGCGCGAGCTCGGCGGGACCGGGCTGGGGCTCGCCATCGTGAAACATATCGTGGAGGCCCATAGCGGGCAGGTCTGGGTGGAAGGCAATACGCCCAGGGGGAGTCGATTCGTGGTCCACCTCCCCGTCGCGCAGGACTCGTCTACTGCAGTTTCGACAGAAACAGGTAGCAGATAG
- a CDS encoding response regulator transcription factor, producing MPPPATTHKKILIVEDEKDILQLVKLYLEKEGFRTVSAMTGTEGLRQVKAEHPDLIILDLMLPELDGLEVCKRIRLNQETALLPILMLTAKAEESDTVIGLELGADDYVTKPFSPKALVARVKALLRRLERNANSPQTQYHYGPLTVDLSRHEVRLDGQEVALTAKEFGLLEHLLRNIGRVLTRDVLLSAVWGYDYYGTTRTVDVHVRRLKQKLPLLDDAIISIKSLGYKLRESDVPA from the coding sequence ATGCCTCCCCCCGCAACCACACATAAAAAAATTCTGATCGTCGAGGACGAGAAGGATATTCTCCAACTCGTCAAGCTCTATCTGGAGAAGGAAGGGTTCCGCACCGTCTCCGCCATGACCGGCACAGAAGGACTCCGCCAGGTCAAAGCCGAGCATCCGGACCTGATCATTCTCGACCTCATGCTGCCTGAGCTGGACGGACTGGAAGTCTGCAAACGAATCCGGCTCAATCAAGAGACCGCCCTGCTTCCCATTCTGATGCTGACCGCCAAGGCGGAGGAATCCGACACCGTCATCGGCCTCGAACTGGGCGCCGACGACTACGTCACCAAACCCTTCAGCCCCAAGGCGCTGGTGGCGCGCGTCAAGGCGCTCCTCCGACGGTTGGAACGGAACGCAAACAGCCCCCAGACACAATATCACTACGGCCCCTTGACCGTAGATCTCTCCCGGCACGAGGTCCGGCTGGATGGGCAGGAAGTCGCGCTCACGGCCAAGGAGTTCGGCCTGCTGGAACACCTGCTGCGCAACATCGGGCGGGTGCTCACTCGCGACGTGCTGCTCAGCGCCGTGTGGGGCTACGACTACTACGGCACCACGCGCACGGTCGATGTCCACGTGCGCCGGCTCAAACAAAAGCTTCCGCTGCTGGACGACGCCATCATTTCGATCAAATCGCTCGGATACAAACTACGCGAATCCGACGTACCAGCATGA